One part of the Roseomonas gilardii genome encodes these proteins:
- a CDS encoding gamma-glutamyltransferase, translated as MSQHASPNLADYQPRPHRTQNWAVTKPSARGKRGMVVSQSKAAAEAGVAVLEAGGNAADAAVAAAFALAVVEPWNSGLGGIGFGMVHRAGAENAEVLDFGPVAPKGVDPAAYRLTGQVKKDFFTWPEVEGDRNIHGPLSALIPSSVAGYDLLRERFGTGMPLAELLGPAVALARRGLPQDWFTLIKVAASAKIIRLYPESARIYLPDGLPPTPPYQGNPGFFRQGNLAETLERLRRHGLRDFYEGGVAADLVADLRELGSFVSAGDLAECRAAVRPATVLDWRGRFRVQSAGGLTAAPTLAAVMRQMAEVRPGGEPDAAWYVALSQAMRDAYAERLTSLGAANPPPEPAETCTTHLTATDAEGNMVSLTTTLLSSMGGRMVLPKTGVLMNNGMMWFDPTPGSANAIRPGARPLCNMLPLTVSEAGKAGPVIAVGASGGRRILASVYQMLAYSLDFGMGPEAAAAMPRIDVSSPDATSADPRLPGAVLEALAGQGGLELVEHATMPVNYACPNIIRWEDGEAVGVSDVMSPSSGAVAAG; from the coding sequence GGCGGGTGGCAATGCGGCGGATGCGGCGGTGGCAGCAGCCTTCGCGCTGGCCGTGGTGGAACCCTGGAACAGCGGCCTCGGCGGCATCGGCTTCGGCATGGTGCACCGCGCCGGGGCGGAGAATGCCGAGGTGCTGGATTTCGGCCCCGTGGCGCCGAAGGGGGTGGACCCCGCCGCCTACAGGCTGACGGGCCAGGTGAAGAAGGACTTCTTCACCTGGCCGGAAGTCGAGGGCGACCGCAACATCCACGGGCCGCTCTCGGCGCTGATCCCCTCCTCGGTGGCGGGCTACGACCTGCTGCGCGAGCGGTTCGGCACGGGAATGCCCCTCGCGGAACTGCTGGGCCCGGCGGTGGCGCTGGCACGGCGTGGGCTGCCGCAGGACTGGTTCACGCTGATCAAGGTCGCGGCATCGGCGAAGATCATCCGCCTCTATCCGGAAAGCGCGCGGATCTACCTGCCGGACGGGTTGCCGCCGACGCCGCCCTACCAGGGCAATCCGGGCTTCTTCCGCCAGGGCAACCTCGCCGAGACGCTGGAGCGGCTGCGGCGGCACGGGTTGCGCGACTTCTACGAGGGCGGTGTCGCCGCCGACCTCGTGGCGGATCTGCGGGAGCTGGGAAGCTTCGTTTCCGCCGGGGATCTCGCGGAATGCCGCGCCGCGGTCCGGCCCGCCACGGTGCTGGACTGGCGCGGGCGCTTCCGCGTGCAGTCGGCTGGTGGGCTGACCGCGGCGCCGACCCTGGCGGCGGTGATGCGGCAGATGGCGGAGGTGCGGCCGGGCGGCGAGCCGGATGCGGCCTGGTACGTGGCGCTGTCGCAGGCGATGCGCGATGCCTATGCGGAGCGGCTGACCAGCCTGGGCGCCGCGAACCCGCCACCGGAGCCGGCGGAAACCTGCACGACGCACCTGACCGCCACGGATGCGGAGGGGAACATGGTGTCGCTGACCACGACGCTGCTCTCCTCGATGGGCGGCCGCATGGTGCTGCCGAAGACCGGCGTGCTGATGAACAACGGCATGATGTGGTTCGACCCGACGCCGGGTTCGGCCAATGCGATCCGCCCCGGTGCGCGCCCGCTGTGCAACATGCTGCCGCTGACGGTGTCCGAGGCGGGCAAGGCCGGGCCGGTGATCGCCGTCGGTGCCTCGGGTGGGCGGCGCATCCTGGCCAGCGTGTACCAGATGCTGGCCTATTCGCTCGATTTCGGCATGGGGCCGGAGGCGGCGGCGGCGATGCCGCGCATCGACGTGTCCAGCCCCGACGCCACCAGCGCCGACCCGCGCCTGCCCGGCGCCGTGCTGGAGGCGCTGGCGGGGCAGGGGGGGCTGGAGTTGGTGGAGCATGCCACCATGCCGGTGAACTATGCCTGCCCGAACATCATCCGCTGGGAGGATGGCGAGGCGGTGGGGGTGAGCGACGTGATGTCGCCGAGCTCGGGCGCCGTGGCGGCGGGTTGA
- a CDS encoding polysaccharide deacetylase family protein codes for MSDQPMKPWEWPEPTWRRMVNRARAGRSLAPASWPGGARCCVALSFDADHDTTPLRDADESPMRISQGQYGSRRGIPRIRALLKRYGIPASFFYPAVSALIYPEEVRALADEGHEIGIHSWIHEANTTLPPGAERDLTMRAADVLEKTAGRRPVGIRTASWDFSVDTMDIIREMGLLYDSSLMADDDPYEIVADGVPTGIVELPPEWIKDDAPYLNFQRFSGLRPYTPPSAVEEIFKAEFDGAYAEGGLFLLTMHPHIIGHRSRIALLDRLVEYIKGFEGVCFLTHEQVARYCKENAAAPA; via the coding sequence ATGAGCGACCAGCCCATGAAGCCCTGGGAATGGCCCGAGCCGACCTGGCGCAGGATGGTCAACCGTGCCCGCGCCGGCCGCTCCCTGGCGCCCGCCTCCTGGCCCGGCGGCGCGCGGTGCTGCGTCGCCCTTTCCTTCGACGCGGACCACGATACCACGCCGCTGCGCGATGCCGACGAGAGCCCGATGCGCATCAGCCAGGGGCAGTACGGCAGCCGGCGCGGCATCCCCCGCATCCGCGCGCTGCTGAAGCGCTATGGTATCCCGGCCTCCTTCTTCTATCCGGCGGTCTCGGCGCTGATCTATCCGGAGGAGGTGCGCGCCCTGGCCGATGAGGGCCACGAGATCGGCATCCATTCCTGGATCCACGAGGCCAACACCACCCTGCCGCCGGGGGCGGAGCGCGACCTGACCATGCGCGCCGCCGATGTGCTGGAGAAGACCGCCGGGCGCCGTCCCGTCGGCATCCGCACTGCCTCCTGGGACTTCTCGGTCGATACGATGGACATCATCCGGGAGATGGGCCTGCTCTACGACAGCAGCCTGATGGCGGATGACGACCCCTATGAGATCGTCGCCGACGGCGTCCCCACCGGCATCGTCGAGCTGCCGCCGGAATGGATCAAGGACGACGCGCCCTATCTGAACTTCCAGCGCTTCAGCGGCCTGCGCCCCTATACGCCGCCTTCCGCCGTGGAGGAGATCTTCAAGGCGGAATTCGACGGTGCCTATGCCGAGGGCGGGCTCTTCCTGCTCACCATGCACCCGCACATCATCGGCCACCGCTCGCGCATCGCGCTGCTCGACCGGCTGGTGGAATACATCAAGGGCTTCGAGGGTGTCTGCTTCCTGACGCACGAGCAGGTCGCGCGCTACTGCAAGGAGAATGCCGCCGCTCCGGCCTGA